The following proteins come from a genomic window of Candidatus Thiodiazotropha sp. CDECU1:
- a CDS encoding NADH-quinone oxidoreductase subunit A, protein MLENYLPILIFLSVAFVMGGVVIGIGFLLGTRKPDDEKNSPYECGFEAFEDSRMKFDVRYYLVAILFIIFDLEIAFLFPWAVVLDQIGMVGFIAMMIFLAILVIGFIYEWKKGALEWE, encoded by the coding sequence ATGCTCGAAAACTACTTACCCATCCTGATTTTTCTCTCAGTAGCCTTCGTGATGGGTGGTGTGGTTATCGGAATCGGTTTTCTATTGGGTACGCGCAAACCCGATGATGAAAAAAACTCTCCCTACGAATGCGGTTTTGAAGCGTTCGAGGATTCGCGCATGAAGTTCGATGTGCGTTACTACCTGGTTGCCATCCTGTTCATCATTTTCGATCTCGAGATCGCCTTTCTCTTCCCCTGGGCCGTGGTTTTGGATCAGATCGGCATGGTCGGATTCATCGCCATGATGATTTTCCTCGCCATTCTTGTTATCGGCTTCATCTACGAATGGAAGAAGGGAGCCTTGGAATGGGAGTAA
- the ftsH gene encoding ATP-dependent zinc metalloprotease FtsH, protein MAKNLILWVVIAIVLMTVFNNFSTTQPKSQPMSYSEFIVNVKAGQVKEVEFSGSGNDITGSLTSGQRFSTYSPGDDMLVSDLLNSNVEIKANPPEKPSLLMNILINWFPLFVLIGLWIFFMRQMQGGGAGRGAMSFGKSKARMLSEDQVKVTFNDVAGVEEAKEEVSEMVDFLRDPSKFQKLGGKIPKGVLMVGSPGTGKTLLAKAIAGEAKVPFFTISGSDFVEMFVGVGASRVRDMFEQAKKHAPCIIFIDEIDAVGRHRGAGLGGGHDEREQTLNQLLVEMDGFEGNEGVIVIAATNRPDVLDPALLRPGRFDRQVVVPLPDVRGREQILKVHLRKVAASEDVKAGIIARGTPGFSGADLANLVNEAALFAARANKTLVGMEEMEKAKDKIMMGTERRTMVMSEDEKKLTAYHESGHAIVGRLVPSHDPVYKVSIIPRGRALGVTMFLPEADRYSYSKEHLESQISSLFGGRIAEELIFGIDKVTTGASNDIKRATDLARNMVTKWGLSERLGPLMYSEEEEEVFLGRSVTQHKNVSDDTAHTIDEEIRNFIDRNYERAEKILNDNIEKLHIMAKALIKYETIDTEQINDIMEGKTPRAPKDWDESDIGSDDDTRPSGESPSSDDVSGTIGGPAGQH, encoded by the coding sequence ATGGCAAAAAATTTGATTCTTTGGGTAGTGATCGCCATTGTTTTGATGACGGTCTTCAATAACTTCTCAACTACCCAGCCGAAGTCCCAGCCGATGAGCTACTCCGAGTTCATCGTGAATGTGAAAGCGGGGCAGGTGAAAGAGGTCGAGTTCAGCGGTAGTGGGAACGATATCACCGGATCGCTCACTTCCGGGCAGCGTTTCTCTACCTACAGCCCGGGTGACGATATGCTGGTTAGCGACCTGCTCAATAGTAATGTTGAGATCAAGGCCAACCCTCCAGAGAAACCCTCCCTCTTGATGAATATCCTGATCAACTGGTTCCCACTGTTCGTACTCATCGGACTATGGATATTCTTCATGCGTCAAATGCAGGGTGGCGGTGCTGGCCGTGGTGCCATGTCATTCGGCAAGAGCAAGGCGCGGATGCTGAGCGAAGACCAGGTCAAGGTGACCTTCAACGACGTGGCCGGTGTCGAAGAGGCGAAGGAAGAGGTCTCTGAGATGGTCGATTTCCTGCGTGACCCCTCCAAGTTTCAGAAACTTGGCGGCAAGATCCCCAAGGGGGTGTTGATGGTCGGTTCCCCCGGAACCGGTAAGACCCTGCTCGCCAAGGCGATCGCCGGTGAGGCCAAGGTTCCCTTCTTCACCATCTCCGGATCTGATTTCGTAGAGATGTTCGTGGGTGTCGGCGCCTCCCGGGTACGCGACATGTTCGAGCAGGCCAAGAAACATGCACCCTGCATTATCTTCATCGACGAGATCGATGCCGTGGGTCGGCATCGTGGCGCGGGACTCGGCGGCGGTCACGATGAGCGTGAGCAGACCCTGAATCAGCTATTGGTGGAGATGGACGGCTTCGAGGGCAATGAAGGGGTTATCGTCATTGCCGCAACCAACCGTCCTGACGTGTTGGATCCCGCACTGCTGCGCCCAGGTCGATTCGATCGCCAGGTGGTGGTGCCCCTGCCCGATGTGCGTGGACGTGAACAGATTCTTAAAGTACATCTGCGCAAAGTAGCCGCATCCGAAGATGTGAAAGCCGGCATTATCGCCCGTGGTACGCCCGGTTTCTCCGGTGCCGATCTGGCCAATCTGGTGAATGAAGCGGCCCTGTTTGCCGCCCGCGCCAACAAGACCCTGGTCGGCATGGAGGAGATGGAGAAGGCGAAAGACAAGATTATGATGGGTACGGAGCGCCGTACCATGGTAATGAGTGAAGATGAGAAGAAGCTGACTGCCTACCATGAGTCTGGTCATGCCATCGTCGGACGCCTGGTGCCATCCCATGACCCTGTCTATAAAGTAAGCATAATACCCCGCGGCAGGGCTTTGGGCGTAACCATGTTTCTCCCTGAGGCCGATCGCTACAGCTACAGCAAGGAGCATCTTGAGAGCCAGATCTCCAGCCTGTTCGGTGGCCGTATCGCCGAGGAGTTGATCTTCGGTATCGACAAGGTCACCACCGGTGCCTCCAACGATATCAAGCGCGCCACTGATCTGGCACGCAACATGGTGACCAAATGGGGATTGTCGGAACGTCTCGGCCCACTGATGTACAGTGAGGAGGAAGAGGAGGTCTTTCTCGGACGCTCGGTAACCCAGCACAAAAATGTATCGGATGATACCGCACATACCATCGACGAGGAGATTCGCAACTTTATAGACCGCAACTATGAGCGTGCGGAGAAGATTCTCAACGATAATATCGAGAAGCTTCATATCATGGCCAAGGCCCTGATAAAGTACGAGACCATCGATACGGAGCAGATCAACGATATCATGGAGGGTAAGACCCCAAGAGCACCCAAGGATTGGGATGAGAGCGATATCGGTTCCGATGATGATACCCGGCCATCCGGTGAGTCCCCCTCTTCGGATGATGTCTCCGGGACCATTGGTGGTCCTGCCGGTCAGCACTGA
- a CDS encoding NADH-quinone oxidoreductase subunit D yields MPEIHNYTLNFGPQHPAAHGVLRLVLEMDGEVIERADPHIGLLHRATEKLAESKPYNQSIPYMDRLDYVSMMCNEHGYVRAIEKLLGIDVPIRAQYIRTLFDEITRILNHLMWLGTHALDVGAMTVFLYAFREREDLLDCYEAVSGARMHAAYYRPGGVYRDLPEQMPQYQASQWVTGRDVAVRNEKRQGSLLDFIEDFSNRFPGLVDEYETLLTDNRIWKQRTVGIGVVSPERALQLGFTGPMIRGSGVAWDLRKKQSYAAYDKVDFDIPVGKNGDCYDRYLVRIEEMRQSNRIIKQCIDWLRANPGPVMLDDNKIVAPTRTDMKEDMEGLIHHFKLFTEGYCPPVGEAYAAVEAPKGEFGCYIISDGANKPYRLKIRAPGFPHLAAMDEMVKGHMLADVVAIIGTMDVVFGEIDR; encoded by the coding sequence ATGCCTGAGATCCATAACTACACCCTGAATTTCGGACCCCAGCATCCGGCGGCCCACGGTGTTCTACGCCTGGTGCTGGAGATGGATGGCGAGGTGATCGAACGCGCCGATCCGCACATCGGGCTGCTGCATCGCGCTACAGAAAAATTGGCCGAGAGCAAACCCTATAACCAGAGCATTCCCTACATGGACCGTCTCGACTATGTGTCGATGATGTGTAACGAACACGGCTATGTCAGGGCGATAGAGAAACTGCTGGGGATAGATGTACCGATCCGTGCGCAATATATCCGCACCTTGTTTGATGAGATCACGCGTATCCTCAATCACCTGATGTGGCTGGGTACCCATGCCCTCGATGTGGGGGCGATGACCGTTTTCCTGTATGCCTTTCGTGAACGTGAGGATCTGCTTGACTGCTATGAAGCAGTATCCGGCGCACGTATGCACGCGGCCTATTATCGGCCTGGTGGCGTCTATCGGGATCTGCCGGAGCAGATGCCCCAGTACCAGGCAAGCCAGTGGGTCACAGGACGCGATGTAGCGGTGCGGAATGAGAAACGGCAGGGCTCATTGCTCGATTTCATCGAAGATTTCAGCAACCGCTTTCCCGGATTGGTCGACGAGTATGAGACCCTGTTGACCGACAATCGCATCTGGAAACAGCGTACTGTCGGCATTGGTGTGGTCTCACCTGAGCGGGCGTTGCAGTTGGGTTTTACCGGTCCCATGATACGCGGTTCAGGGGTGGCTTGGGATCTGCGTAAGAAACAGTCCTATGCGGCCTACGACAAGGTGGATTTCGATATCCCCGTGGGGAAAAACGGCGATTGTTATGATCGTTATCTGGTGCGGATCGAGGAGATGCGTCAATCCAATCGCATCATCAAACAGTGTATCGATTGGTTGCGCGCAAACCCGGGTCCGGTGATGCTGGATGACAACAAGATAGTCGCACCCACCAGGACTGATATGAAAGAGGACATGGAGGGCCTGATCCACCACTTCAAGCTGTTTACCGAGGGCTATTGTCCTCCCGTAGGTGAGGCGTATGCCGCGGTAGAGGCCCCCAAGGGAGAGTTCGGTTGCTACATCATCTCCGATGGCGCCAATAAACCCTACCGGTTGAAGATACGCGCACCGGGATTTCCCCATCTTGCGGCCATGGATGAGATGGTCAAAGGTCACATGCTGGCCGACGTGGTGGCAATTATCGGCACCATGGATGTGGTGTTCGGCGAAATAGATCGTTAA
- the nuoF gene encoding NADH-quinone oxidoreductase subunit NuoF: MANEVCLRTLDLERPWLLEQYQSRGGYEMLKKILTEKTAPDSIIEEVKKSGLRGRGGAGFPTGLKWSFISRNAPGQKYVVCNSDEGEPGTFKDRDILRYNPHQLIEGMVIAGYAIGATRGYNYIRGEFWEPYERFEQALEEARKAGFLGNDLLGSGFDFELHSHLGAGAYICGEETALLESIEGKKGQPRYKPPFPAHYGLYGCPTIINNTESLASIPMIMEKGGEWFSDIGVKNSGGSKLFSISGNINNPGVFEIPMGTPFSELLQMAGGMKDGRKIKAVIPGGSSAPVIPGEEMMQLNMDYDSIAGAGSMLGSGAVIVLDDTNCMVKVLERMSYFYHEESCGQCTPCREGTGWLYRIVHRIETGQGRQEDLDLLDDVADKISGKTICALGDAAAMPVQGMLRHFRHEFQHHIDHKRCLVGVG, from the coding sequence ATGGCCAACGAAGTCTGTTTACGCACCCTGGATCTCGAACGCCCCTGGCTGCTTGAGCAGTATCAGAGTCGTGGCGGTTACGAGATGCTGAAAAAAATTCTCACTGAAAAGACCGCACCTGATTCGATTATCGAAGAGGTCAAGAAATCGGGATTGCGCGGACGTGGCGGCGCCGGCTTCCCGACCGGACTGAAATGGAGCTTCATCTCCCGCAATGCACCTGGGCAGAAATATGTGGTCTGTAACTCAGACGAGGGTGAACCCGGTACCTTCAAGGATCGGGATATTCTGCGCTATAACCCCCATCAATTGATCGAGGGGATGGTGATTGCCGGCTATGCCATCGGTGCCACCCGTGGCTACAACTATATCCGGGGTGAGTTCTGGGAACCCTACGAGCGCTTTGAACAGGCCCTGGAAGAGGCGCGAAAGGCCGGCTTTTTGGGTAATGATCTGCTCGGATCCGGATTTGACTTCGAACTGCACAGCCATCTCGGCGCGGGTGCCTACATCTGCGGCGAAGAGACGGCCCTGCTGGAGTCCATTGAAGGTAAAAAGGGACAACCCCGCTACAAACCGCCATTTCCGGCCCACTATGGTCTGTATGGCTGCCCCACCATTATCAACAATACCGAAAGCCTGGCATCGATACCGATGATCATGGAAAAGGGGGGTGAGTGGTTCTCCGATATCGGGGTGAAAAACAGCGGCGGTTCCAAACTCTTCTCCATCTCGGGCAACATCAACAATCCGGGTGTATTTGAGATCCCCATGGGTACCCCGTTCTCCGAACTGTTGCAGATGGCGGGGGGTATGAAGGATGGGCGTAAGATCAAGGCGGTCATTCCCGGCGGGTCATCCGCACCGGTGATACCGGGCGAAGAGATGATGCAACTGAACATGGATTACGATTCCATCGCCGGTGCGGGTTCCATGCTCGGCTCCGGTGCCGTCATCGTCCTGGATGACACCAACTGTATGGTCAAGGTCCTTGAGCGCATGTCCTATTTCTACCATGAAGAGTCGTGTGGCCAGTGCACACCCTGCCGGGAAGGTACAGGTTGGCTCTATCGGATTGTACATCGCATCGAAACCGGCCAGGGGCGACAGGAGGATCTGGATCTGCTGGATGATGTGGCGGACAAGATCAGTGGCAAAACCATCTGTGCCCTGGGAGATGCGGCGGCGATGCCGGTACAGGGAATGTTGCGCCATTTTCGACACGAATTTCAGCATCACATCGACCACAAGCGCTGCTTGGTCGGGGTTGGCTGA
- the nuoE gene encoding NADH-quinone oxidoreductase subunit NuoE: MTTTTVNENRELFTPEVREEIDRWIAKYPPEWKQSAVMGALMIVQEENGGWLTTPLMDQVAMYLEMPPIAVYEVATFYSMYELKPVGKHKICVCTNVSCMTNKSDLIVDHLEKKLGIGFGEVTEDGRFSLKEVECLGACGGAPMMQIGRQYYENLTPEIVDAILEGLE, from the coding sequence ATGACGACAACTACTGTAAATGAGAATAGGGAGCTCTTCACCCCGGAAGTCCGGGAGGAGATAGACCGCTGGATAGCCAAATACCCACCGGAGTGGAAACAGTCCGCAGTGATGGGTGCACTGATGATCGTGCAAGAGGAGAACGGTGGTTGGCTCACCACCCCGTTGATGGATCAGGTTGCGATGTATCTGGAGATGCCGCCGATCGCGGTATATGAAGTGGCGACCTTCTACTCCATGTATGAGCTGAAGCCGGTCGGTAAGCATAAAATCTGTGTCTGTACCAATGTCTCCTGTATGACCAATAAATCAGACCTTATTGTGGATCATCTTGAAAAGAAACTAGGCATCGGCTTCGGTGAAGTGACGGAAGACGGCCGCTTTTCACTCAAAGAGGTGGAGTGTCTCGGTGCCTGCGGTGGCGCACCGATGATGCAGATCGGTAGACAATATTATGAAAACCTGACCCCAGAGATCGTGGATGCGATCCTGGAAGGCCTGGAGTAG
- the folP gene encoding dihydropteroate synthase, which yields MLDCAGKPLDLGTPQVMGILNLTPDSFSDGGRFLNPDLGLKHALEMVQEGATIIDIGGESTRPGAQPVSVEEELDRVIPIIERLVQAVPVPISIDTNKPLVMREAVSAGAGMINDIMALQEPGALEAAAEVGVPVCIMHMQGEPRTMQNAPRYENVVEEVKTFLRQRLDAGEAAGIARHNMIVDPGFGFGKTLAHNLTLLKELRALHELAAPVLVGISRKSMIGSIIGDQAVNERLMGSVAAAVVAVMGGAAIIRVHDVRETVDALKVVAAVRSAT from the coding sequence ATTCTCGATTGTGCAGGAAAACCACTTGACCTGGGTACCCCCCAGGTCATGGGTATCCTCAACCTGACCCCCGACTCGTTTTCCGATGGTGGGCGTTTCCTGAATCCGGATCTGGGTTTAAAGCATGCCCTGGAAATGGTGCAGGAGGGTGCGACCATCATCGATATCGGTGGAGAGTCGACCCGCCCTGGTGCGCAGCCTGTATCGGTCGAAGAGGAGCTGGACCGTGTCATTCCCATCATTGAAAGGCTTGTACAGGCTGTTCCTGTACCGATCTCGATTGATACCAACAAACCTCTGGTGATGCGTGAGGCAGTCTCTGCCGGTGCCGGTATGATCAATGACATCATGGCCCTGCAGGAACCCGGTGCGCTGGAGGCGGCGGCCGAGGTGGGTGTGCCGGTCTGTATCATGCATATGCAGGGGGAACCGAGAACCATGCAGAATGCACCTCGGTATGAGAATGTGGTGGAAGAGGTGAAAACCTTTCTGCGCCAGCGTCTGGATGCGGGGGAGGCAGCTGGTATTGCGCGTCACAATATGATCGTAGACCCGGGTTTTGGCTTCGGTAAGACACTTGCGCATAATCTTACCTTGTTGAAAGAGCTGCGGGCGTTGCACGAACTCGCAGCCCCGGTTCTGGTTGGGATATCAAGAAAATCGATGATCGGGTCGATAATTGGGGATCAGGCCGTTAACGAGCGACTCATGGGCAGTGTCGCGGCGGCCGTGGTTGCCGTAATGGGAGGCGCCGCGATTATCAGGGTCCACGATGTGCGTGAGACGGTTGATGCCCTCAAAGTGGTGGCAGCGGTCAGATCGGCCACATAG
- a CDS encoding NADH-quinone oxidoreductase subunit C — protein sequence MHDRLDRLAEDLTQAFAELGCSVERSCGEVTLVVPVEHLSDVALGLKDDQQFAFEQLIDVCGVDYSSYGQSEWQTDSAPNSGFGRGVTPLGELESMESNRYAAVYHLLSVSHNTRLRLRVFVDTEQPILASLVAVWSSADWFEREAFDLYGILFEGHPDLRRILTDYGFIGHPFRKDFPLIGQVEMRYDPNLQRVIYEPVSIDPRTLVPRVTRDDNRYLNEDSATQDASDA from the coding sequence ATGCATGATCGTCTTGATCGGCTGGCCGAGGATCTTACCCAAGCGTTCGCAGAGCTAGGCTGCAGTGTGGAACGAAGCTGTGGTGAGGTAACCCTGGTGGTGCCGGTGGAACACCTCAGCGATGTGGCCTTAGGTCTCAAGGATGACCAGCAGTTTGCATTTGAGCAGCTGATCGATGTCTGCGGCGTCGACTACTCTTCCTATGGCCAATCCGAATGGCAGACCGATAGCGCACCCAATAGCGGGTTCGGACGCGGTGTGACGCCACTTGGTGAGTTGGAATCGATGGAGTCGAACCGCTATGCAGCGGTCTATCATCTGCTCTCCGTCAGCCATAACACACGCTTGAGGCTGCGGGTCTTCGTCGATACCGAACAGCCGATCCTGGCCTCGTTGGTGGCTGTGTGGTCAAGCGCAGACTGGTTTGAACGGGAGGCCTTCGATCTTTACGGTATCCTGTTCGAAGGGCATCCCGATCTGCGGCGTATTCTTACCGACTACGGTTTTATCGGGCACCCTTTCCGCAAGGATTTCCCGCTTATCGGCCAGGTTGAGATGCGCTACGATCCAAATCTGCAACGGGTCATCTATGAACCCGTGAGCATCGATCCACGCACCCTGGTGCCGCGGGTGACACGTGATGACAACCGCTATCTCAATGAGGATAGCGCCACCCAGGACGCCAGCGATGCCTGA
- the glmM gene encoding phosphoglucosamine mutase — translation MSRKYFGTDGVRGRFGEGPITPEFVLKLGWAVGKVLGTEDKSRVLIGKDTRISGYLLESALEAGLTAAGVNITLLGPMPTPSVAYLTRTLHAQAGVVISASHNPYQDNGIKFFSAEGLKLPDEVESAIEAQMEKPLLTVDSSNLGRAEKMAAEGRYIEFCKSTIPLKTRFKGLKIVVDCANGATYNIAPYVFDEMGADVIAIGNQPNGFNINDGVGSTYPEYLKKAVLEHEADLGVALDGDGDRLIMVDDQGQEVDGDEILYIIACSRMRHGVLKGAVVGTLMSNLGLEHALRDHGVVFERTQVGDRYIMERLTEKGWVLGGEQSGHIICLDRTTTGDGIIAALQVLEEMYATNSSLRELCAGMSKYPQKLTNIHLGSRNPQEIMDSEQVRRSVREAEVEMGSGGRVLLRPSGTEPLIRVMVEGSDGAQVDDLSGHIAATVKELVTS, via the coding sequence GTGAGTCGGAAATATTTTGGAACAGATGGGGTGCGGGGGCGATTCGGTGAGGGGCCAATTACCCCTGAATTCGTCCTCAAGTTAGGCTGGGCCGTAGGCAAGGTACTGGGTACCGAGGACAAAAGCCGGGTGTTGATCGGAAAAGATACCCGCATCTCAGGCTATCTGCTGGAATCGGCCCTTGAGGCCGGACTGACGGCGGCAGGTGTCAATATCACCCTGTTGGGTCCCATGCCGACCCCGAGTGTTGCCTATCTGACCCGAACATTGCACGCCCAGGCAGGGGTCGTCATCAGTGCCTCCCATAATCCCTATCAGGACAATGGTATCAAGTTCTTCTCCGCCGAGGGCCTCAAACTCCCGGATGAGGTGGAGTCCGCGATCGAGGCACAGATGGAGAAGCCGCTGCTGACGGTAGACTCATCCAACCTGGGCAGAGCAGAGAAGATGGCGGCGGAGGGGCGCTATATAGAATTCTGCAAGAGCACGATTCCCCTGAAGACCCGATTCAAAGGGTTGAAGATCGTGGTCGATTGCGCCAATGGCGCAACATACAACATTGCCCCCTATGTATTCGATGAGATGGGTGCCGATGTAATCGCAATCGGTAACCAACCCAACGGATTCAATATCAATGATGGCGTCGGATCGACCTATCCCGAGTATCTGAAGAAGGCGGTACTGGAGCATGAAGCGGATCTGGGTGTTGCCCTGGATGGTGACGGCGATCGACTGATCATGGTCGATGACCAGGGCCAGGAGGTGGATGGTGATGAAATACTCTATATCATCGCCTGTTCCAGGATGAGACATGGTGTGCTCAAAGGTGCGGTTGTAGGCACCCTGATGAGCAATCTCGGACTGGAACATGCATTGCGGGATCATGGGGTGGTTTTTGAGCGCACCCAAGTGGGTGATCGCTACATCATGGAGCGTCTGACTGAAAAAGGCTGGGTGCTTGGGGGTGAACAATCCGGGCATATCATCTGTTTGGACCGCACCACCACAGGTGACGGGATCATCGCCGCCCTGCAGGTATTGGAAGAGATGTACGCAACCAACAGCAGCTTGCGAGAGTTGTGTGCCGGGATGAGTAAATATCCTCAAAAACTGACGAATATCCATCTTGGCAGCAGAAACCCGCAAGAGATCATGGATTCTGAGCAGGTGAGACGGTCGGTCCGCGAAGCTGAAGTCGAAATGGGCAGCGGTGGGCGCGTCTTACTCCGGCCCTCTGGGACGGAACCGCTGATCCGGGTGATGGTGGAGGGCAGTGACGGGGCACAGGTTGATGACCTGTCAGGCCATATAGCCGCCACGGTGAAGGAGTTGGTCACCAGCTAG
- a CDS encoding NuoB/complex I 20 kDa subunit family protein, whose product MGIEGILEKGVITTSADKLINWARTGSMWPMTFGLACCAVEMMHAAAARYDMDRFGIVFRPSPRQSDVMIVAGTLVNKMAPALRKVYDQMAEPRWVISMGSCANGGGYYHYSYSVVRGCDRVVPVDVYVPGCPPTAEALLYGVLQLQDKIRRTSTIAR is encoded by the coding sequence GTGGGAATTGAAGGTATTCTGGAGAAGGGTGTCATCACCACTTCTGCGGATAAGCTGATCAACTGGGCAAGGACCGGTTCGATGTGGCCGATGACGTTCGGCTTGGCTTGCTGCGCAGTGGAGATGATGCATGCCGCTGCCGCACGCTATGACATGGACCGCTTCGGTATCGTTTTCCGTCCCAGTCCCCGCCAATCCGATGTGATGATCGTGGCGGGTACCCTGGTCAATAAAATGGCTCCCGCATTGCGTAAGGTCTACGATCAGATGGCAGAACCACGCTGGGTCATATCCATGGGCTCCTGCGCCAACGGAGGCGGTTACTATCACTACTCCTATTCGGTGGTAAGGGGATGCGATCGGGTGGTCCCGGTCGATGTCTATGTCCCAGGTTGTCCGCCAACCGCCGAGGCACTGCTGTATGGGGTGCTCCAGCTGCAGGACAAGATTCGTCGTACCAGTACCATTGCACGCTAA
- the tpiA gene encoding triose-phosphate isomerase translates to MRRPLVAGNWKMNGSLESVRSLLDGIKQGVDEVKAAEVAVCPPAVYIPEVQKLLSGSAIAWGGQDLSTESSGAFTGEVAASMFNDFDCKYVIVGHSERRTYHAESDQLVAKKFAVARAAGLIPILCIGETLDEREAGTTNEVVARQLDAVIALEGVEALAEGVIAYEPVWAIGTGKTATPDQAQEVHAFIRARVAEKSGEVAEAVRILYGGSMKPGNAAELIGKPDIDGGLIGGASLKAEDFLGICTAAD, encoded by the coding sequence ATGCGCAGACCATTGGTTGCCGGAAACTGGAAGATGAACGGTTCACTCGAGAGTGTCCGCAGCTTACTCGATGGCATCAAACAAGGTGTTGATGAGGTCAAGGCTGCGGAAGTGGCGGTTTGTCCGCCTGCTGTCTATATCCCCGAGGTGCAGAAACTGCTTTCAGGCAGCGCTATCGCTTGGGGCGGCCAGGATCTGTCTACAGAGTCCTCCGGCGCATTCACCGGTGAGGTGGCAGCGTCCATGTTCAACGATTTCGACTGCAAGTACGTGATTGTCGGGCACTCTGAACGCCGCACCTACCATGCAGAGAGCGATCAGTTGGTGGCAAAGAAATTTGCGGTGGCGCGGGCAGCGGGATTGATACCCATCCTGTGTATCGGCGAGACCCTGGACGAGCGGGAGGCAGGCACCACCAATGAAGTGGTGGCACGTCAGCTGGATGCGGTTATAGCGCTTGAGGGTGTCGAGGCCTTGGCTGAAGGCGTCATCGCCTACGAGCCGGTCTGGGCCATTGGCACAGGTAAGACCGCAACCCCCGATCAGGCACAGGAGGTGCATGCCTTCATTCGTGCCCGGGTGGCCGAGAAGAGTGGTGAGGTAGCGGAAGCGGTACGAATCCTCTATGGTGGCTCGATGAAACCGGGAAATGCCGCTGAACTGATCGGAAAGCCCGATATCGATGGGGGCTTGATTGGTGGAGCCTCCCTTAAGGCTGAGGATTTCCTGGGTATCTGCACCGCTGCGGATTGA
- the secG gene encoding preprotein translocase subunit SecG, producing the protein MQTILTVFHIFLAVGLVGLILIQHGKGADMGAAFGSGASGTVFGAKGSASFLTRTTALLATIFFVTSMVMAYFAAQRNEQVGVMEVLDQAPGVQVEEVQRSDIPPVPVESDIPAIAPAAEPAEATPAVEAVTPAAEPMTSEEAGSATAEESTEQVRE; encoded by the coding sequence ATGCAAACAATATTGACCGTGTTTCATATCTTCCTGGCCGTTGGCCTGGTGGGATTGATCCTGATACAGCACGGGAAAGGCGCGGATATGGGGGCTGCCTTCGGCAGTGGGGCCTCGGGTACCGTTTTTGGTGCCAAGGGGTCGGCCTCGTTTCTCACCCGGACAACCGCCTTGCTGGCGACAATTTTCTTCGTCACCAGTATGGTGATGGCCTATTTCGCTGCCCAGAGAAACGAACAGGTGGGCGTCATGGAAGTTTTGGATCAGGCCCCGGGAGTTCAGGTGGAAGAGGTCCAACGGAGTGACATCCCACCGGTTCCGGTAGAGAGCGATATTCCTGCAATTGCCCCGGCGGCTGAACCAGCTGAGGCGACGCCTGCGGTAGAAGCAGTGACACCTGCAGCAGAGCCGATGACCTCGGAGGAGGCGGGCAGTGCGACTGCAGAGGAGTCAACGGAGCAGGTCAGGGAGTAG
- the rlmE gene encoding 23S rRNA (uridine(2552)-2'-O)-methyltransferase RlmE, with protein MKRSKSSRQWLDRHFKDEYVKQAQKAGYRSRAAFKLLEIQQKDRIFKPGMKVVDLGAAPGGWCQVARELVGEKGRIVAMDILPMDPIAGVEFIQGDFRESQPLEALEKCLDGEAVDLVISDMAPNVTGVTSVDQPRSIYLCELAHDFAREVLKPGGCFVVKVFQGEGFDAYLKALRSDFERVVSRKPSSSRAKSREVYLVAGNFKMVYRTNQ; from the coding sequence ATGAAACGCAGTAAAAGCAGTCGCCAATGGCTGGATCGTCATTTCAAAGACGAATATGTGAAGCAGGCGCAAAAGGCGGGATACCGTTCGCGGGCTGCTTTTAAGTTACTGGAAATTCAGCAAAAAGATAGAATTTTCAAGCCTGGGATGAAGGTCGTGGATCTGGGCGCCGCCCCTGGGGGCTGGTGTCAGGTGGCCAGGGAGCTGGTGGGGGAGAAGGGTCGTATCGTGGCGATGGACATACTCCCGATGGATCCCATAGCCGGTGTGGAATTTATTCAGGGGGATTTTCGTGAGTCGCAACCCCTTGAAGCGCTTGAGAAATGTTTGGATGGAGAGGCTGTGGACCTTGTAATTTCAGATATGGCACCCAATGTAACAGGTGTAACGAGCGTTGATCAGCCAAGGTCCATCTATCTTTGCGAGTTGGCCCACGACTTTGCCCGGGAAGTGCTAAAGCCGGGAGGCTGCTTTGTCGTTAAGGTATTCCAAGGCGAGGGATTTGATGCCTATTTGAAGGCGCTTCGGAGTGATTTTGAGCGGGTGGTAAGCCGTAAACCCAGCTCATCACGGGCAAAAAGCCGTGAGGTCTATCTGGTAGCAGGGAACTTTAAGATGGTGTACCGTACCAACCAGTAA